One Deltaproteobacteria bacterium GWA2_45_12 genomic region harbors:
- a CDS encoding thiamine-phosphate kinase yields MHSEFLLIKRLQKIFSNADSSILCGIGDDCAVYKPHPDKQELLTVDSFVEDVHFKRKWTHARQAGVKALAVNLSDIAAMGGKPRVALVSLTIPQDTDENWVCQFCRGVQSLGKKWGMSIVGGNISRAAQFSSHITVLGEALKNKIKYRKGARVGDVIYVSGPLGLPHLALYCLENNLRVPPHALLAFNSPAPCVKEGLFLGALPQVTSMIDLSDGLLGDLSHVLKASKVGAQIELSKIPVHKDFQADCVKAGLDWRQALLLGGEDYKLLFTVKALGNDLFQKKMNRHSHAFWPVGVVVNASKGLIVLDEEGNNYQGVHGSFDHFNTVHS; encoded by the coding sequence ATGCATTCTGAATTTCTTCTTATCAAACGGTTACAGAAAATTTTTAGCAATGCCGATTCTTCCATCCTTTGTGGCATTGGAGATGATTGCGCTGTTTATAAGCCCCATCCCGACAAACAAGAATTGCTGACTGTGGATTCTTTTGTCGAAGATGTTCATTTCAAGCGCAAGTGGACCCATGCCCGTCAAGCGGGTGTTAAGGCCCTGGCCGTTAATTTAAGTGACATTGCAGCCATGGGAGGAAAGCCGCGAGTGGCCCTTGTGTCCCTGACTATTCCCCAAGATACCGATGAGAATTGGGTGTGTCAGTTTTGTCGTGGGGTTCAAAGTCTGGGTAAAAAATGGGGGATGAGTATTGTCGGGGGAAACATCAGCAGGGCGGCACAGTTTTCAAGCCATATCACTGTTTTGGGAGAAGCTTTAAAGAATAAAATAAAATACAGGAAAGGGGCCCGTGTTGGGGATGTGATTTATGTTTCGGGGCCCTTAGGGTTACCCCATCTGGCCCTTTATTGTTTAGAAAATAATCTGCGTGTTCCGCCCCATGCGCTTTTGGCTTTTAATAGCCCCGCCCCTTGTGTGAAGGAAGGTCTGTTCCTGGGGGCACTTCCCCAAGTGACGAGCATGATTGATCTAAGCGATGGGCTGTTGGGGGACTTAAGCCATGTTTTAAAAGCAAGCAAAGTGGGGGCCCAGATTGAACTCTCCAAAATACCTGTTCACAAAGATTTTCAGGCGGACTGCGTTAAAGCCGGCCTTGATTGGCGCCAGGCTCTTTTATTGGGAGGCGAAGATTACAAACTTCTTTTCACCGTTAAAGCTTTAGGCAATGATTTATTTCAGAAAAAAATGAACCGACACTCGCATGCTTTCTGGCCGGTCGGGGTTGTGGTGAATGCTTCCAAGGGGCTGATCGTGTTAGATGAAGAAGGAAACAATTATCAAGGAGTTCATGGAAGTTTTGACCATTTCAATACAGTCCATTCCTAG